The proteins below come from a single Ictidomys tridecemlineatus isolate mIctTri1 chromosome 8, mIctTri1.hap1, whole genome shotgun sequence genomic window:
- the Kcnk5 gene encoding potassium channel subfamily K member 5 isoform X2, with amino-acid sequence MIFAATVITTIGYGNVAPKTPAGRLFCVFYGLFGVPLCLTWISALGKFFGGRAKRLGQFLTRRGMSLRKAQITCTAIFIVWGVLVHLVIPPFVFMVTEEWDYIGGLYYSFITISTIGFGDFVAGVNPSANYHALYRYFVELWIYLGLAWLSLFVNWKVSMFVEVHKAIKKRRRRRKESFESSPHSRKALGMAGGAASKDVNIFSFLSKKEETYNDLIKQIGKKAMKTSGGGERVPGPGLGPPGAGLPALPASRASLVVYTKNRAPSLEEVSQTLRSKGHVSRSPGEEDQPQAPEDSSPTSEVFINQLDRISEEDEPWGARDYHPLIFQNASIAFVNEEASLLDEETSKSSLEDNLVGEEQPQEGDATQVPLNMGKFPSSDESTFTSTESELSVPYEQLMNEYNKANSPKGT; translated from the exons atgatttttgCAGCCACGGTCATCACCACCATTG GTTATGGCAATGTGGCCCCCAAGACCCCCGCCGGGCGCCTCTTCTGTGTCTTCTACGGTCTCTTCGGGGTACCTCTCTGTCTGACCTGGATCAGTGCCCTGGGAAAGTTCTTCGGAGGACGTGCCAAGAGGCTGGGCCAGTTCCTCACCAGGAGAGGCATGAGCCTG CGGAAGGCGCAGATCACGTGCACGGCCATCTTCATCGTGTGGGGCGTCCTGGTCCACCTGGTGATCCCGCCCTTCGTGTTCATGGTGACCGAGGAGTGGGACTACATTGGTGGCCTCTACTACTCTTtcatcaccatctccaccatcggCTTTGGTGACTTTGTGGCTG GTGTGAACCCCAGTGCCAACTACCACGCCTTGTACCGGTACTTTGTGGAGCTCTGGATCTACCTGGGGCTGGCCTGGCTGTCCCTCTTTGTCAACTGGAAGGTGAGCATGTTTGTGGAGGTCCACAAAGCCATTAAGAAGAGGCGGAGACGGCGGAAGGAGTCCTTCGAGAGCTCCCCACACTCCCGGAAGGCCCTGGGGATGGCAGGCGGCGCGGCCTCCAAGGACGTCAACATCTTCAGCTTCCTGTCCAAAAAGGAAGAGACCTACAATGACCTCATCAAGCAGATCGGGAAGAAGGCCATGAAGaccagtgggggtggggagagggtccCAGGACCTGGGCTGGGGCCTCCGGGGGCTGGGCTGCCCGCGCTCCCCGCCTCCCGGGCGTCCCTGGTGGTCTACACCAAGAACCGCGCCCCCAGCTTGGAAGAGGTGTCACAGACGCTCAGGAGCAAAGGGCACGTGTCGAGGTCCCCTGGAGAGGAGGACCAGCCGCAGGCCCCCGAGGACAGCTCCCCGACCTCCGAGGTGTTCATCAACCAGCTGGATCGCATCAGCGAGGAGGACGAGCCCTGGGGGGCCCGGGACTACCACCCGCTCATCTTCCAGAACGCCAGCATTGCCTTTGTGAACGAGGAGGCCAGCCTCCTGGACGAGGAGACCTCTAAGTCCTCTCTGGAGGACAACCTGGTGGGGGAGGAGCAGCCCCAGGAGGGGGACGCCACCCAGGTGCCCCTGAACATGGGCAAGTTCCCCTCGTCGGATGAGTCCACCTTCACCAGCACCGAGTCGGAGCTTTCCGTGCCTTACGAGCAGCTGATGAACGAGTACAATAAGGCAAACAGCCCCAAAGGCACCTGA